The genomic interval TGCATAATCATACAGGTCGTCCTCTTTTATCTTATGTCTGTAAAAACTGCTGACATTTGTCCTCCCCTTAAGACCTATAACAGCCCTTCTCTGCAAATCATGGGCTGTAAAAGGACTGCTAACGCATAACAGTTGGCCGGCCAGAGCACTTCGGTTGGCGTGCATTACTAGGATGGGTCAGTGATGGGGATAGCAgattttttttaaggcgaagtgttgcttgttctattcGTCCTTTCCCTGACATCTGTTGGCCCAGAGCCTTGCTAACAGTATCCTTCCACTGTCACACACTTCATAAAGACCCAGCTTTTAGTCTTTGTTCCTCACTGAGGTGCAGGCTGTGCTTCACTGTGTTTACTGTGGTGTGTTTAAACACCTCTGGAGGATCTATACCGACCTATTGAAACGGGTTAGACAGTTTAGATACACGGTATTCACTGCAAGTCTTTCAATGCTGTCCGACAGACTTTACTGAAGTCAGTATTCTGTCATTCGGCACTTCACACACATAGCACTActtaaatgcagtccatttacctgAAAGTGGCCAGCAGGTGAAATGTCGGACTGAAGTGATTGTTCAGTGTAGCATGAGTGAGAGAAAGTTGATCATTGAAGTGTCCTGATATTGGTATTATTTCAGATGAGTGTTGTCAGCGTTTTGCctgagtggtgtgtgttttgttcccGTATTGATCCACCCAGACCGTGAACGTTGATATGTCCGAGACCCCACACTAATGTAACACAGTGGCCTGGCTAATTTTCTCCATTAAATAAAACCGTTTGCCATTTCTCATATTTCAAGAATATGCTgacacaaaccaaaacacacacacacacaaatgcacacacgcacgcacacgcaagcatgcacacgcgagtgtgtgtgtgtgtgtgtgtgtgtgtcagttcctcttccatctcttcctcttccgCTATCATTTCCTCTTCCATCTCTGCTGAAAATGACTCAAAGTGATGTCTTCCTCGCTTTAAAAGAGTGAGCAAGAAAGAGCTGGGAGAAGTATTTATCTTGGGATTCATATTTTTTCACATCGGTCAAGTTATTTATTATCACTGGGAAAACAAATAACCTGTTGGAACGTTTGACAGCTGCCCATGAGAGCTGTTGCAGCCGTTTATCAACGTGTTTCTTCACACTGTGTCAATGTACTGAACACTAGTGGCTCAGCTTAGGGTGCAAACCTCACTGGTTTGTACCCAAAGCTGACAGGAAGTAAACACCCCCGAGAAGAAAACAAAAGGCCTTTCGGATTTATATTCTTGGCATGGCTACAAAGACAATGGGGATGGCTTCATGGGGGGACTAATCAGAACCAACCAGGGAAATAGGCCCGGGTTCCAGAATGGAATAAAGTCAGCTGTGAAATGAGTTTGCATAACCCTTATCCTTAGCTCAGATGTAGTCATAGGAATGTGcacagtgtgtgcgtgggtgttcacgtgtgtgggcatgcatttgtgtgtgttttatgtgcgtTCActtgtgtgggcatgtgtgtgtgtgtgtgtgtgtgtgtgtgtgtgtgtgcattcacatATCTggccatgcatgtgtgtgtgtgtgtgtgtgtgtgtgtgtgtgtgtgcgcgcgtgcatgtgcgctcacgcatgcatgtgtgtacgtgtgtttgtgtttatacacAGCCACGTGTATGCCTGGCACAATGACCTCCCTCGGTGTAGGTGTGGCATTCGgtcaaccctcctcctcccttcatcctccccctccctccgtccctccctcctgtcaCTTTGGggcatggggggagggagtgagtgagggtgggagggaggcaaGCCTAGTCTCCTCACAGGCAGATCAATGAGGAGCTACTAACCCTAGACCACTCAccgctctgctctctctctctctctctctctctctctctctctctctctctctccctcccaccctgtcCCTGAacctctctccaccactctcccctcttctctttcACTGCTGAACTTATCTTTCACTGCTGAACATTCTTCCTGCTCCCACCCCAGGCTGCAGAACCTGCTCCAGAAGGTGAGTGACGTCCCACCGCGATGGGGGTATATCGTGGCTCCATGCAGGGCCCCTGCATGTCTTTACTTGTAGTTCGAGGAGGATGTTAACCCAGGGCGTTGATCCACAGCATCGGTTATATCCCTAACGAGTCCTCTCAGGCCCGCCACCTTGGCTCATGTTATGGAGACATCGCTGGGGGAGTCCCTTGACTACCTGATGCTTCAGAGGGGCTTGCTTCATCGGGCCGatagggagacacacacacgtgcgcgcgtgTGGTCCGCCTTCGAActcctactgctgctgctgttgcagtTTCTGTTGCAAGGCGTTCATGTGTACGAAGAACGACTGATCACTTGTCAGCCTTTGACGGTGTATTTGTACAGTGTCGCTGCTGACCTCACTTTGATATGCTGCATGCGTCTTTGcaggtgtgcctgtgtttggatgtgactctgtgtctgtacatgtgtgtgtgtaggtgtgggtttgtttgagtctgtctgtctgtctgtctgtctgtctgtctgtctgtctgtctgtctgtctgtctgtctgtctgtctgtgtgtgtgtgtgtgtgtgtgtgtgtgtgtgtgtgtgaaagcttgtgtctgtgggtgtgtgtttgtttgggtgtcagtttgtgggtgtgagtgtgtgtttgcatgtatgggtgtgagtgtgcatgtgtttttgtgtgtgtgcgtttgcgtgagtgtgtgtgcatgtctacgcttgtgtgcctgtgtttgatAATGGGAGGGTCCGtctgtgcttgcgtgcgtgtgtttgtgcgtggtgcatgcatgcgcgtgtttgtgtgtgttcgtttcaGCCAAACTTGGGCAGAAAGGAAGCttgaaagagggggggaggaagcagGAACAGGACAAAGTAATGGCGAGAAGCAATCGGTGTGGTCGAAACAGCGTTAGCCATTAGACAACCGGTGCGGGAGTGCGTTGTTTCACGAGAACCGGATCCCCTCTGGACCCTGCTCTTAAGGTATCCCAGCGCCTTCCACTTAACGTTCCTGCTGAGGAAATGATTGTCCATCGCCCATTAGTTAACATAGTTAACATACACTAGGAAACGTTAACCATATCACCGCCAATTTAGGCATCCCTTCCACCGTCTCCTTTGGGATTGAGGTAAAAATGATTTGATTCATCTTCAAAGCCAGGCAGGGGGTAGGGCCTCCCCGACACCTCACCCTTTCATCCCCCTACCAGCCCGCACCAAGCCTAGCATCCTGTGGCCAGGATCCTCGTCTTGTTTTGAAAGGCTTGGCTAAAAGATTAAGGAGATGAGCCTTCCTCCCCCTCGACCGCGGGCGGGCCGAGATACGGTCAGCCGGGTCGGCCGCCCGATATAGTGTGGCTTAAGACCCATCTTTACACAGCGCCTTTTAGTGTGGGATGTTTTTCTTTAACTGCATTCTATCTGTGGTTTTAGGATTTACTGCTGTTGTTAGTGTAATgtatattaatttttttatttgtgcttTATTTTTTACTAGTGCTTAACCTGCTTCTGACAGCTGTGATACAAATAATGTTTTTATGACTTTAGTCTAAAGCCCGTCAGGAGACACATTGGCAGTGCTGTACTGCCATAGTTATGCGGTATATttgcaagagagagacagagaacagcAGTGATAGGATGTATCAGTGCACAAAACCTCAATGCTTCAATGTAAACGTGAGAAGACGTTGATGTCGTGCCAGTTTGGTAACATGAGGTGAGGTTTGGAAGGCATTTCTGCCACATCCTTTTGCAGACTCAAGTATGCAAGCATTCTTACTTCTTCTTAATTATTACGCTGTCTGTAGCCAAGCACGCGATTTCAAAAGGAACCTGACTTTCATATGCTGTTTGGACGTATGTTTGCACAGACATGTCTTTGCATGCGGATACATAAATATTTCTCTATGACTTTTTCGACATTTCAGTAAGTGACAGCACTTTCTGAAAATCAAATCTGTGTAACATTGGATTACATCacataacattacattacaatCACGTTGGACATATAATTCTCCAATATGACCTCATCGTTGCAGGGATAGATTTGAATTCCTGTCATACATTCCTTCACTCGCTCCCCTTCTTCGATGTCAGACGCCAACTACTGCGTATCCGGTCAGCACGTTCAATCACATCGCCTCGTGAGCTTTTGTCCCAGAatcccttttttctctctcatagTTGCTAGACATGTTTGAGTGACAGCTGACATTGTAATAGCCTAATCATGTCATTTAACCTTTGGAGCCTGAGAGTGTTCAAGTCCCATTAGCCGGTGATTGGGGTTGGGCACAAAAACGAAGGACCCACCACATTCATGCTCAAGAGATTATCTCAGCATCTGTTGAAGACTTCAGGCAGATTGTTTGTAAATCCTCAAGCCTCATAATAATCACTATCCTAACAGGGCCGAATGACTTGACTGATAGAATAACCTTTAAATAACACTAAAAGGACACATCACAAACGTCACCTGAGGACTAATCTGATAATTACACACAATTACATGTTGTTTTTTGTAATAGCtgttattatgtccgtggtggCCATGGCACTTTGTTGAAACTACAGATGACCTTATGACCAAAATGGGAATAACAATTTCGTTTTTCTGGTGTAAGACTGGTGTAAGACCAGAACGAAATGACGCAAATCACAATCGCACAATATCAGGTGTGTGGACAAACACCAGATGATTCTGCCGGCCATCATCAAGAGAAACTACCGCCCAATCTTAGAGAAGGCTGGTGAAAGGATCAACAAACAAAGCCTACACAAAACCGATGTTTAAACTGGAGAAGCTCACGTGATGGTGAACTGGCTTACAAATGCACAGAGTTATACTGCAGTCATTTGGAGTTATactgtgtatgtctatgtagaGAAAAAGCTGATACCACATGAGTGAACGAAATCTGTTTAAACAGACGCGCGTGACACGCGAGCACTGTTGGTTGGTGTTTTAAACCACAATTGCTAACTAGTGCAAAGAGAATGAACACAGAAAACATCATTTTCTGCACGACTCGTGTAAGGACAAGGGGTCCAGAGTCCAGACATATTGAAACCATTGCAtcatgggggtgtgggggggtcacTGGGGTAGCATTTATCATCCCGACATGATGAGAAACATGTGTGGTGAAATCAGGACGCAGGCTGGGCTCGTGATTTGGCTGAGGTACCACTGGCGTGTGAAGTATACTTCCTGTTACAGGAAGGAGGACATTAGACAATCGCACTATTCAAACCGGAGCATAAACGCAGTGGTTTTAAGCAGCACGCAAACGTCCTAAATGACAGATgataataaagaataaattcagtAACGATAGAATACAAAATTAAGTAAAGGGTTAGGTTCAGAATTCCGAATATTTATTTTcggaatatttattttaataataggcctatatgatATTTTGAGGATGGGTTATCATTGTCAATGTTATTATTTAGATATTAAAGTGCAGTATGTTAATTGAGCGATTAAAGCAGGACAGACCTTCTGCATTGTAAAACTTCTTCTTCGACCTCCCTCTTGAATACCTCTCGGACCCTGAGGGCTTTGTCAGATTGTTTTCCTTCATACAGCTTGGCATGAGAAAACTCCCATCACGCAGTTCGCCACCTCCCTAAATACAGTTGTCACATGAAACCGATACGTCTAAACCGGTGTTTGTGACTTTTACAATGTAATCCTTTGTTGACCCTTAAAAAGCCGCCTCCAGCTATAGGCTTGAGGTAACCAGCTCTTTGGCACCTGACAGAAAACAAGACATAAACCAGCCGTTAGTCACCTTGTGTTTTTCTAATCTTAACTTCAATCTCATCGTTTGGCTTGCCAACGGAATGAACTTGGCACAGTTCAAATGGGGGTAAGGGGGGTAGGGTTTACAGAGTCGAgaggtgaactctgagtcaagtGAGTTTTTTGCGACTTTTGCGGAAGATTTGATTCATGATTTGCAAAAGGGGTGATTCTGGTGACGCTTTAGGATAAATCCCTAGGCAACGTGGAACTCTTCATGACTGCTCACTGCAGCCCCCGGGATCAGGCTGGTTTTCTGACTGGGTTTCTCCTCGGCAGCAGACCATGGCTTCCAAGAGGAAAACAGGCTGCCAGTGCCGTACGTTCTGGGTggcggtgctgctgctggccagCGTCTCGGCCATCATCACCATCGCCGTCATCCAGAGACACTGGAGGGTGCAGGAGTACGGTCTGGAGGTACGCATTCCctcgtacacacactcacaagcacacacatgcacaaacacacacacatgcacaaacacacacactcacatgcccatagacggtgtgtgtgtgtgtgtgtgtgtccatgcatgtgtcAGCGTCCATACGTCTgtgtcgtatgtgtgtgtgtgtctgcgtgcccatttgtgtgtgtgtgtgtgtgtctttgcatgtgcctgcgtgtgcgtgtccttgggtgtgtgtgtgtctgggcctgTCAACTATGCAGGAAGCCAATAGCGGGGTTAGGCGGAGGGGTCAAGAGGGCAATCAGCTTGACTTCCTGTCTTGCTGAGATAATGTACATCGTAAACAGACGGCCGGCAGcagggctgaggagagctggagagagagcggggggaggggcctgctGCATTCTGGGAATGTTTGCTATCCCACTATAAtgctcttcttctgtggttgtggtgttgttggtgatggtggatgGCACTCAGTAAGCCTTAAAGGGGGGGATATTGTGCCACCAGGTACGAGTGGGataagccgttacaagccgtttgaaaatctgcctttcccTGTGTTTACAGTCACAAGTGGgcgcgtccacctagatgtatgatggatagataagcaacaaTTTCTGGGTAGgccggtagactgatctatccagcagaCAGCTTGGTGGACACTCCCACACAGggaaatgcagattttcaaacAGCTTGTAATGTTCACACCGGGTGACATAAAACCACCTTAGCCTTTGACAGTTGAAAACATAAATCTGCCTCACTGCGGATGGTTCACCGGACCACCTGGTGGACGCCCACGGTGAATGCTGCAGGAGTTTAGCAACACTGCAGCTTCGTCATCTTGTGTCTCAATAAACTTTTATATGATGCTGCCCTTTTGTCCCTCATCTgtatgtccgtctgtctcctcctcgtccatGTCTCTGTCCGAGTGGATTACAGACATGAGCGCTATCgtcctgatcccccccccccaccccaacaaaTCAGTGACTCCGCCCCTCTCCACTTCCCAACCATCGCTCAAAGCACACTTTACTAAAATGGCGTTCAGCACCTAACTGTCCTCAACTCGAAGTCCCTCTTTGTTCCCCTTTATTCATATTTAAATCCTTTACTGtaacatttttaattaaatttatAATTATCTTAGcattattaatttaattaattttgttTCAATTGTATTGGTGTATTTCACCTTGTTGTAAAGCGTCTCAAAGAGCGTCTAGGAAAGCGCTTTAAAATGAACAACGTATGACGTTGTGGTATTCTTATTGGTAGAGTATCCTTGACTGACAGCCACTGCCTCCCCTGTCAGTACGGCATCGTGGTGGACTCGGGCTCCTCCCGCTCCACCGTGTACCTCTACCATTGGCCCGGAGAGAAGAAGAACGAGACCGGCGTGGTGTCCGAGGTGCTCAACTGCAAAGTGTTCGGTGAGTTGATTTAGATAGATGGGTACGTTTATACACAACGCCATTATTGACCTGCTTCTCCCATTACCCCATGGAGTGTTTGTATGGATTCACCTGAACCCTTGCTGTCTGCAACACAAGGCCCTTTGCAAAGCAATACCGTCAATACATACAGTAGGTCTTTTATCTTAATACCACTGTTCCCTGCCATGGGCTTTGGGTCGGCAGGATGTCAGATCTGTAATCTTGCACGTCAGATTGTAGATTAATATCTGAAATCTGAGGGAAAGACGAAGCTCATATCCGTGTCTCACTTTCGTTCTTGCTGTAGAATATCTCCAAACAGGAAACTAGGTATACCCCCCCCTTGTAGCACAGGGTTCCAGCCCAGCCTCTgtgccgacccccccccccgtcccgtcccgtccccgtccccagaCCTTCTGCTAGAACACACTAGGACTGCTAGATAATCCCAGATCGTCATGGCTTTAATCTGGAGAAAGATACAAATTGTAGCATGTTTAGCAAGAGCGGAAAATTAGAAAGTGTCACCGGGCGTCAAACGTTGACGGGAGCTTGTCTTCGCGTCGCCAGGCAACGGCATATCCGACATGTTGGTGGACGCGGAGAAGGACAAAAATACTTGGGCGTCCTTCACGGGATGCATGCAGAAGGTCACAGAAGAAATCCCAGTGGAGAAACGCCAGAAAACACCGCTGTTCCTGGGGGCCACCGCCGGCATGAGGCTGCTGAAGTAACAGAACCTATttttcattattgttattaaagAATAAAATCGAAATAGCATAATTTAGTCTGAATTTGTGTtcgttcatgagaccattcatCAATGCATGTATTGATCATCTGAAAAATGAACGCTTTTACTGTAAGCACTAtcaaatgtatgtattcatCGTTTTCTATTGCGATAAAGGCTGCTGTGCTCCAGGCCATGCTAACGTTAACTAGCATAAAGCCTCCAACAGCCTTTTACAATCACTCACTTTACAATCGCTCACTTTACAATCGCTCACATGAACCCCTGACCGTGTCTCTAACCCCGTGTCCCTTTCTGATCCAACCCCTAAGTCAAGTGGACCAGAACCGATCGGACGAGGTCATCATCAGCCTCAAACAGTACCTCAAGGCCCTGCCCTTCGCGTTCAAGGACGCCACCATCCTGACCGGACAGCAGGAGGGCCTCTACGGCTGGGTCACGGTCAACTACCTCATGGGCAACTTTGAGGAGGTACGGTCAAGGCCCAGGCATGGTGGCCCCTGAAGACCACTGCATTTGCTTGATTCACAGATGCATGGATTTTCAGAGGCCTTAGCCATTCATCAAATGACAGAACAGTAATATTACATCAACATTGATGATAATGATAGTGTGACTGTCTGGGTCCTTTTTTTATTGTGCGATGGGATGTTTTCGTTTAATGGCTAAAACCGAAGCAGACTGTTCGCGTCTTCACCTGTTTTTGAAACTTGAGGTAATCTCTTTCACCTAGAATCCTTCTGACTCTTGAGATTTGCCTGAATGAGATTTGGCCCCAAAAATGCCATTTCCATTTCCAGGCCAACATCCAGACCAAAAAGGCGTGGCCTTCTCTAGTTTAAACCTATTCTATGCATGTTGTCGCCATAGAAGAACAGAACCTTTAATCTTTTTTGTGTGGGCGGGTCGCTAGAATCTGGAAGACTTTTATGAAACGTTTTATCCTCGAGAAACGTTGCACTTCCGAAATTCCGAAAGAAAACGTACACTACAAAAAAATTCCCAGTAAATGTACAGAACTGGGTACTAATACTGGAAGCAGTTTCGCCAGTAAGGTACTGTTTATTTACAGTATTATTACTGCATCATATCAATACAGTAGATTAGTGTTAGAACTTCGCTGTAAATCTACATCAAAGTATTACAGTGTACATAACGCAGCTTTGACTCGGGGCTCTCATTGGTGACCAACTAGAGtctcccctcctgccccccacAGAAGACCCTGTTGAACTCTCTGTTCCATGCCGGGGGTGCCAGCACCGTGGGGTCCATGGACCTGGGCGGGGCCTCCACCCAGCTCGCCTTCCAGGTGGGCGAGGAGCTGAAGGGGGAGGACTTCCTGCCCGTCCGACTGTACGGCTACGACTACAACGTGTACGCACACAGCTACCTCTGCTATGGCAAGAACGAGGCCGCGAAGCAGATCCTCGACCGGATAATCAAGGTACGGCGGGTCTCGGACCCGACACCACTTGTCGCACGGCTGTTGGTCGTTGGCTGATTtatagtgtgcgtgcgtgcgtgtgtgtgaaatgaaaccaaacatgttcccaaatggaacaaAGAAGGGACGCACGGGATTAATTGTTAATTgagcgcactgaaaccctcaccgtagtacgcaggacaatgTCAGTCGCCTAGGGCACCGAAACGGTCAGCGCCGgccctgcgtgtgcgtgtgtgtacgcgtgcgcgtgtgcgtgcatatgtacgtacgtacgtgtCAGTGTATCTTCGGTACGTTTGTGGGTgggcgtgtgtacgtgtgtgtgtgtgtgtgcgcaagcgtGCATGTGTCTACACAGTGTTTTggtttacgtgtgtgtacgtgtgtgtacgtatttttgtgtgtgtgcgtgtgcactcgTGACCATGGAGATGCATAGGGCATCTCTGCATTTAATACTATAAGACcataaaataaatcaactttatGGCAATGGATTTTTGCCTGGACTGCACTTTGTTGAAGTCATTGTATGGAAAGTGTGAATAAGTGTGACGGATGTTTAGGCCGTGGGACCAAAGGGGCACGTCTCTGTTCACTGTGTGGAGACAACTCAGATGCATTAAGGGATGGTTAAGATCTCATGAGCACAACAAGGGGAAGTCCTTTCAGAGGGTAAATGGCCAAGAACGGTCCGGAATGATGCATGATTACCACCAAAGTATTGATCTGGGGGTGAATTCTGTGGAGACTGTCTGGGTGGGGAAAATGCATTatatggagagagggggatttTAAACAAATATCATGTTTGATACTTGATATGGTAGAGGGAGCAATACTATCAAGGCCGGGTCAAACTCTGCTGGCTCAGCAGGTCCTAAGTGCCTGAGCGTGACTTCAAGAGGCCCTGTTAATGTTAGGGTATAATCCACTCCAGTGCTTTCTGCTTGCATAAACATATTGTTGTTTGATAGGGAGGGGCGGGGTGGTTGTTGTAAAAAGTAAAAAGCGTGAAATAACTTGTGTATGCAGGTAAAAACGCACTCCTTCACCGGCCATCCTCCCTTTGTTATTATGA from Gadus morhua chromosome 11, gadMor3.0, whole genome shotgun sequence carries:
- the entpd3 gene encoding ectonucleoside triphosphate diphosphohydrolase 3, coding for MASKRKTGCQCRTFWVAVLLLASVSAIITIAVIQRHWRVQEYGLEYGIVVDSGSSRSTVYLYHWPGEKKNETGVVSEVLNCKVFGNGISDMLVDAEKDKNTWASFTGCMQKVTEEIPVEKRQKTPLFLGATAGMRLLNQVDQNRSDEVIISLKQYLKALPFAFKDATILTGQQEGLYGWVTVNYLMGNFEEKTLLNSLFHAGGASTVGSMDLGGASTQLAFQVGEELKGEDFLPVRLYGYDYNVYAHSYLCYGKNEAAKQILDRIIKASPDPTTIQNHCYQEGFNVTIKASDVYNSPCTQTPDNFDPDQQITFVGKPDSDRCRELVRELFDFTNCTAQGCSFNGVQQPPVQGKFMAYAGFFYTAKALRLNGTTELDVFNSTMREFCHTNKEMLIASRPEISERFLITYCYSAHYVLTLLVDGYKFDPDTWQNIAFEKEVEGTSLGWSLGFMLSMSNMIPSDAKEILPMANPVFAGLIFLFSALMIITVVFLFIMLIRTCY